From a single Aquipuribacter nitratireducens genomic region:
- a CDS encoding PQQ-dependent sugar dehydrogenase, which produces MTTTPLRVGVTAVAAGALVLSLGASAPAVTTVAPLHSGHVADADLPPDSAFDKVTIDRTPGEPLDLAVLPDLRVLHVTRAGEVRLHDPVSGLTTTAAELDVYLHDEEGLQSVAIDPDFATNNWVYLYYSPVLDTPLDDPLTPNVNEGDAPAFGEPEDFEPYEGYLQLSRFKLVGDELDLSTEEKIMQVPVDRGICCHVGGDIVFDADGNLYLSTGDDTNPFSSGGYTPIDEREDRNPAYDAQRTSANTNDLGGKILRITPTDGGGYTIPEGNMFAPGTEGTRPEIFAMGFRNPFRIELDQETGLLFVGDYSPDARFANPERGPGGTGRWMVVEGGENFGWPYCVDPTTPYVDYDFATGESGEPFDCAAPVNESPNNTGLVQLPPVADSELEYQFGASAEFPELGTGGIGPMAGDVYRGVEPGVRGLMKGRPSVAWPEEYIGHPLFGEWTRDYVKMFTLDEDADEIVEIDSVLPSLVFDNPMDMEFGPDGALYVLEYGDGYFRQNPDAQLSRFDFIGQGGNRSPQPVIEADPVTGSEAPLTVDFAGTGSSDPEGDRLKYAWDFDSDGTVDSTSATASFTYEEPGYYRASLQVTDVGGKDRKRSASTYVEISVGGQAPVVDFVTPGNGDTFSWGDTISYEVTVSDDQPVDCDAVTVTYIVGHDQHGHPITTASGCTGTIQTSLPQGHDPEVDEISAVFVASYTDPGAGAIPPQTGTDQVRLVPVG; this is translated from the coding sequence ATGACGACAACTCCCCTGCGGGTCGGTGTGACCGCCGTGGCCGCCGGAGCGCTCGTCCTCTCCCTCGGGGCCTCGGCCCCGGCGGTGACGACGGTCGCCCCGCTCCACTCCGGTCACGTCGCAGACGCCGACCTGCCCCCCGACAGCGCCTTCGACAAGGTGACCATCGACCGGACTCCCGGTGAGCCGCTGGACCTCGCGGTCCTGCCGGACCTCCGGGTGCTCCACGTGACACGGGCCGGTGAGGTCCGGCTGCACGACCCGGTCTCCGGCCTCACGACGACAGCGGCCGAGCTCGACGTGTACCTCCACGACGAGGAGGGACTGCAGAGCGTCGCCATCGACCCGGACTTCGCGACGAACAACTGGGTCTACCTCTACTACTCGCCCGTGCTCGACACCCCGCTCGACGACCCGTTGACGCCGAACGTCAACGAGGGCGACGCGCCCGCCTTCGGCGAGCCCGAGGACTTCGAGCCCTACGAGGGCTACCTCCAGCTCTCCCGGTTCAAGCTCGTCGGCGACGAGCTCGACCTGTCGACGGAGGAGAAGATCATGCAGGTGCCCGTCGACCGGGGCATCTGCTGCCACGTCGGCGGCGACATCGTCTTCGACGCCGACGGCAACCTCTACCTGTCCACCGGCGACGACACCAACCCCTTCTCCTCGGGCGGGTACACGCCGATCGACGAGCGGGAGGACCGCAACCCGGCGTACGACGCCCAGCGGACCTCGGCGAACACGAACGACCTCGGCGGCAAGATCCTTCGGATCACCCCGACGGACGGCGGCGGGTACACGATCCCCGAGGGCAACATGTTCGCCCCCGGGACCGAGGGCACGAGGCCCGAGATCTTCGCCATGGGCTTCCGCAACCCCTTCCGCATCGAGCTCGACCAGGAGACCGGACTGCTGTTCGTCGGCGACTACTCGCCGGACGCGCGCTTCGCCAACCCCGAGCGCGGGCCCGGTGGGACCGGCCGGTGGATGGTCGTCGAGGGCGGGGAGAACTTCGGGTGGCCGTACTGCGTCGACCCGACCACCCCCTACGTCGACTACGACTTCGCGACGGGCGAGAGCGGCGAGCCGTTCGACTGCGCCGCTCCCGTCAACGAGTCGCCGAACAACACCGGCCTCGTGCAGCTGCCGCCGGTCGCCGACAGCGAGCTGGAGTACCAGTTCGGGGCGAGCGCGGAGTTCCCGGAGCTCGGCACCGGCGGGATCGGCCCGATGGCCGGCGACGTCTACCGCGGGGTCGAGCCCGGCGTCCGCGGGCTCATGAAGGGCCGTCCGTCCGTCGCCTGGCCCGAGGAGTACATCGGGCACCCGCTCTTCGGTGAGTGGACGCGTGACTACGTCAAGATGTTCACCCTCGACGAGGACGCCGACGAGATCGTCGAGATCGACTCCGTCCTCCCGTCGCTCGTCTTCGACAACCCGATGGACATGGAGTTCGGCCCCGACGGCGCGCTGTACGTCCTCGAGTACGGCGACGGGTACTTCCGGCAGAACCCCGACGCGCAGCTGTCGCGCTTCGACTTCATCGGCCAGGGCGGCAACCGCAGCCCGCAGCCGGTGATCGAGGCCGACCCCGTCACCGGGTCCGAGGCGCCGCTGACCGTCGACTTCGCCGGCACGGGGTCGAGCGACCCGGAGGGTGACCGCCTCAAGTACGCGTGGGACTTCGACTCCGACGGGACGGTCGACAGCACCTCCGCGACCGCGTCGTTCACCTACGAGGAGCCGGGCTACTACCGGGCGAGCCTCCAGGTGACGGACGTCGGCGGCAAGGACCGCAAGCGCAGCGCGTCGACGTACGTCGAGATCTCGGTGGGCGGGCAGGCGCCCGTCGTCGACTTCGTCACCCCGGGCAACGGCGACACCTTCAGCTGGGGCGACACGATCAGCTACGAGGTGACCGTCTCCGACGACCAGCCGGTCGACTGCGACGCCGTCACCGTGACCTACATCGTGGGCCACGACCAGCACGGGCACCCGATCACGACGGCGTCCGGCTGCACCGGGACGATCCAGACCTCGCTCCCGCAGGGTCACGACCCGGAGGTCGACGAGATCAGCGCGGTCTTCGTCGCCAGCTACACGGACCCGGGCGCGGGTGCGATCCCGCCGCAGACCGGGACCGACCAGGTGCGTCTCGTCCCCGTGGGCTGA
- a CDS encoding diguanylate cyclase domain-containing protein — protein sequence MRTRAVSRDAVLLLVYVVAMWVGRETRPEGSQVSLVWPAAGVGVWWLLQHPTWRRAALPATLLLLCTVLMNRWTGAAWDLAAAYGAVNVVHAALGAALVRRALSGGSALREPGEVMRLLAACLAVGVVSGTLVTVALAALADASAWPTWALVSARNGGTTFVVLAVLLSLRRTRGDAQWVRRPVETALVCCAAGVLVTWLFLTDGGISTLFLALAVPVWSGVRLGRRTSALLSAVVGVVAVVGTVIGTGAFAVVSDEAARAALVQCFTVLVMVTSQALATLQESRDTLAAELAASRDRLAEASDAAVIGKAVVVRGTDGGWVLRDANPALVVLLGRDPSTLRWRELLDPDDARRTRRALDEIAHGTRTRWDGEVRHLRPDGTPVWTQVHVSLMSAPNGRTTVVAQVLDVTERRAAQERLAFLAHHDPLTGLLNRRRLVEELDTVLADRRNGGVAVLFCDLDRFKDVNDTLGHEAGDLVLRLVATRLRSTLRPQDATGRLGGDEFVAVCPGVPDAAVADMLADRVRGALAPALADAAPGLPVGASIGAVVAVPGDDAASLLRRADSAMYEVKRAHRRPPGVPAPR from the coding sequence ATGCGCACTCGCGCCGTGTCCCGCGACGCCGTCCTGCTGCTCGTGTACGTCGTCGCCATGTGGGTCGGCCGTGAGACGCGCCCTGAGGGTTCCCAGGTGTCCCTCGTGTGGCCGGCGGCCGGCGTGGGCGTGTGGTGGCTGCTGCAGCACCCGACGTGGCGCCGGGCCGCCCTCCCGGCGACGCTGCTCCTCCTGTGCACGGTCCTCATGAACCGGTGGACGGGCGCGGCGTGGGACCTGGCTGCGGCATACGGAGCGGTCAACGTCGTCCACGCCGCCCTCGGGGCCGCGCTCGTCCGCCGCGCGCTCTCGGGCGGGTCCGCGCTCCGCGAGCCCGGCGAGGTCATGCGGCTCCTCGCCGCGTGCCTCGCGGTCGGGGTCGTCAGCGGCACCCTCGTGACGGTGGCGCTGGCCGCTCTCGCCGATGCGAGTGCGTGGCCGACGTGGGCACTGGTGTCCGCACGGAACGGGGGCACGACCTTCGTCGTGCTCGCGGTCCTCCTCTCCCTGCGCCGTACCCGGGGCGACGCCCAGTGGGTGCGCCGCCCCGTGGAGACAGCCCTCGTCTGCTGCGCCGCCGGGGTGCTCGTCACGTGGCTCTTCCTCACCGACGGCGGCATCAGCACGCTGTTCCTCGCCCTCGCGGTCCCGGTGTGGTCCGGGGTCCGGCTCGGCCGACGGACGAGTGCCCTCCTCAGCGCGGTCGTCGGGGTCGTCGCCGTCGTCGGCACCGTCATCGGCACCGGGGCGTTCGCGGTCGTCTCGGACGAGGCGGCGCGGGCGGCGCTCGTCCAGTGCTTCACCGTCCTCGTCATGGTGACGAGCCAGGCGCTCGCGACCCTGCAGGAGTCCCGCGACACCCTCGCGGCCGAGCTCGCGGCCTCGCGGGACCGGCTCGCCGAGGCCAGCGACGCGGCGGTCATCGGCAAGGCGGTCGTCGTGCGGGGCACGGACGGTGGCTGGGTGCTCCGCGACGCCAATCCCGCGCTCGTGGTCCTCCTCGGACGCGACCCGTCGACGCTGCGCTGGCGCGAGCTCCTCGACCCCGACGACGCCCGCCGCACCCGCCGCGCCCTCGACGAGATCGCCCACGGCACGCGGACCCGGTGGGACGGGGAGGTGCGCCACCTGCGCCCCGACGGGACGCCCGTGTGGACGCAGGTCCACGTCTCCCTCATGTCGGCGCCCAACGGCCGCACGACCGTCGTCGCGCAGGTACTCGACGTCACAGAGCGGCGCGCCGCGCAGGAGCGGCTCGCGTTCCTCGCCCACCACGACCCGCTGACAGGCCTCCTCAACCGCCGTCGCCTCGTCGAGGAGCTCGACACCGTGCTCGCCGACCGGCGCAACGGCGGTGTCGCCGTCCTGTTCTGCGACCTCGACCGCTTCAAGGACGTCAACGACACCCTGGGGCACGAGGCGGGCGACCTCGTGCTCCGGCTCGTCGCGACCCGGCTGCGGTCGACGCTGCGCCCGCAGGACGCGACGGGGCGCCTCGGCGGTGACGAGTTCGTCGCCGTCTGCCCCGGCGTCCCCGACGCCGCCGTCGCCGACATGCTCGCCGATCGCGTCCGCGGGGCGCTCGCGCCCGCCCTCGCCGACGCGGCACCCGGTCTTCCCGTGGGCGCGAGCATCGGTGCCGTGGTCGCGGTCCCCGGCGATGACGCGGCCTCGCTCCTGCGGCGCGCCGACTCCGCGATGTACGAGGTGAAGCGTGCCCACCGGCGCCCGCCCGGGGTGCCGGCGCCGCGCTGA
- the araA gene encoding L-arabinose isomerase — MSAREIWFVTGSQGLYGPEVLEQVAEQSQQVAALLHGSGALPADLTWRPVVTSSEGIHRLATDANADPSCVGVVAWMHTFSPARMWIRGLDALQVPLLHLHTQANESLPWSSIDMDFMNLNQAAHGDREFGYIQSRMGVVRKTVVGHASDVHVTARLAAWTRAALAWHEGRRLTVARFGDTMRNVAVTEGDRTEAQWRLGVTVNAFAVADLVAAVDGTSDAEVDALVGEYEDTYDVVPELRRGGGRHEALRYGARQELALRGLLGDIGAKAFTTNFEDLAGLRQLPGLAVQRLMSDGYGFGGEGDWKTSALLRMLKVAGEGLPGGTSFMEDYTYHFGPGEPLSLGAHMLEVCPTIATGTPRVEIHPLGIGNREDPVRLVFDAEPGPAVVACLSDLGDRFRMVANEIEVVVPPEPLPRLPVGRAVWKPAPDLRTSAECWIVAGGSHHTVLSSQVDAEVLADLARITRTELALIDADTRPARFEQELRWNEAYHRLVR, encoded by the coding sequence ATGAGCGCGCGCGAGATCTGGTTCGTCACCGGCAGCCAGGGCCTGTACGGCCCGGAGGTCCTCGAGCAGGTCGCGGAGCAGAGCCAGCAGGTCGCCGCGCTGCTGCACGGGTCCGGCGCGCTGCCCGCGGACCTCACGTGGCGCCCGGTCGTCACGTCCTCCGAGGGCATCCACCGGCTCGCGACCGACGCCAACGCCGACCCCTCGTGCGTCGGGGTCGTCGCGTGGATGCACACGTTCTCGCCCGCGAGGATGTGGATCCGGGGCCTCGACGCCCTGCAGGTGCCGCTGCTGCACCTGCACACGCAGGCCAACGAGTCGCTGCCGTGGTCGAGCATCGACATGGACTTCATGAACCTCAACCAGGCCGCCCACGGCGACCGGGAGTTCGGCTACATCCAGTCCCGGATGGGTGTCGTCCGCAAGACCGTCGTCGGCCACGCGTCCGACGTGCACGTCACGGCGCGCCTGGCGGCGTGGACCCGCGCCGCCCTCGCGTGGCACGAGGGCCGCCGGCTCACCGTGGCCCGCTTCGGCGACACCATGCGGAACGTCGCCGTGACCGAGGGCGACCGCACCGAGGCCCAGTGGCGCCTCGGCGTCACCGTCAACGCCTTCGCGGTCGCCGACCTCGTCGCCGCGGTCGACGGCACCTCCGACGCCGAGGTCGACGCCCTCGTCGGCGAGTACGAGGACACCTACGACGTCGTGCCCGAGCTGCGCCGCGGCGGCGGGCGGCACGAGGCGCTGCGCTACGGCGCCCGCCAGGAGCTCGCGCTGCGCGGCCTGCTCGGCGACATCGGGGCGAAGGCGTTCACCACGAACTTCGAGGACCTCGCCGGGCTGCGGCAGCTGCCCGGTCTCGCCGTGCAGCGGCTCATGTCCGACGGCTACGGCTTCGGCGGGGAGGGCGACTGGAAGACCTCGGCCCTGCTGCGGATGCTCAAGGTCGCCGGCGAGGGACTGCCCGGCGGCACCTCGTTCATGGAGGACTACACGTACCACTTCGGGCCCGGCGAGCCGCTGTCCCTCGGCGCGCACATGCTCGAGGTCTGCCCCACGATCGCCACGGGGACCCCGCGCGTGGAGATCCACCCGCTCGGGATCGGCAACCGCGAGGACCCGGTCCGGCTCGTCTTCGACGCCGAGCCCGGTCCCGCGGTCGTCGCGTGCCTGTCGGACCTCGGCGACCGGTTCCGGATGGTGGCGAACGAGATCGAGGTCGTCGTGCCGCCCGAGCCGCTGCCGCGGCTGCCCGTCGGGCGCGCGGTGTGGAAGCCGGCCCCGGACCTTCGCACGTCGGCCGAGTGCTGGATCGTGGCCGGGGGCAGCCACCACACGGTCCTGTCGAGCCAAGTCGACGCCGAGGTGCTCGCCGACCTCGCGCGCATCACGCGCACCGAGCTGGCGCTGATCGACGCCGACACGCGGCCGGCTCGCTTCGAGCAGGAGCTGCGCTGGAACGAGGCGTACCACCGGCTCGTGCGCTGA
- a CDS encoding DUF3140 domain-containing protein translates to MAADSAQPEDLDDVYGDFNDAVNMTPKELREWLDTDESTSVGDSSGGGESTGHASGRRILEIKDTKKADLTESDVAHMRKVVGYVARHSKQRPKGDVEDTPWRYSLMNWGHDPLKG, encoded by the coding sequence ATGGCCGCCGACTCCGCCCAGCCCGAGGACCTCGACGACGTCTACGGCGACTTCAACGACGCTGTCAACATGACACCGAAGGAGCTCCGCGAGTGGCTCGACACCGACGAGTCCACGTCCGTCGGTGACTCCTCCGGCGGTGGCGAGTCGACCGGGCACGCGAGCGGGCGGCGGATCCTCGAGATCAAGGACACGAAGAAGGCCGACCTCACCGAGTCCGACGTCGCCCACATGCGCAAGGTCGTCGGCTACGTCGCCCGGCACAGCAAGCAGCGGCCGAAGGGCGACGTCGAGGACACGCCCTGGCGGTACAGCCTCATGAACTGGGGGCACGACCCGCTCAAGGGCTGA
- a CDS encoding L-ribulose-5-phosphate 4-epimerase has protein sequence MPPATVDLSPGTDLGARVAAVRADVTRLHGELVRYGLVAWTAGNVSGRVPGADLFVIKPSGVSYDELTPEAMVVCDLDGALVEGDRSPSSDTAAHAYVYRHRADVGGVVHTHSTYACAWSAVRRPIPCVLTAMADEFGGEIPVGPFALIGDDSIGRGIVETLEGHRSRAVLMAQHGVFTIGSDAKDAVKAAVMCEDVARSTFLAHQLGTPEPLPAEAVDRLFERYQNVYGQGTEGDPR, from the coding sequence GTGCCCCCCGCCACCGTCGACCTCTCCCCGGGCACGGACCTCGGCGCACGCGTCGCCGCCGTCCGCGCCGACGTCACCCGCCTCCACGGCGAGCTCGTCCGCTACGGCCTGGTCGCGTGGACCGCAGGCAACGTCTCCGGGCGCGTGCCCGGCGCCGACCTCTTCGTCATCAAGCCGAGCGGGGTCTCCTACGACGAGCTGACGCCCGAGGCGATGGTCGTGTGCGACCTCGACGGCGCCCTCGTGGAGGGCGACCGCTCGCCCAGCTCTGACACCGCCGCGCACGCCTACGTGTACCGGCACCGCGCCGACGTCGGCGGCGTCGTGCACACGCACTCGACGTACGCGTGCGCGTGGTCGGCCGTCCGTCGCCCCATCCCGTGCGTGCTGACGGCGATGGCCGACGAGTTCGGCGGGGAGATCCCGGTCGGCCCGTTCGCGCTCATCGGCGACGACTCGATCGGCCGCGGCATCGTCGAGACCCTCGAGGGACACCGTTCGCGCGCCGTCCTCATGGCGCAGCACGGCGTCTTCACGATCGGCTCCGACGCGAAGGACGCGGTGAAGGCGGCCGTCATGTGCGAGGACGTCGCCCGCTCGACGTTCCTCGCCCACCAGCTGGGAACGCCCGAGCCCCTGCCGGCCGAGGCCGTCGACAGGCTGTTCGAGCGGTACCAGAACGTCTACGGCCAGGGAACCGAGGGAGACCCCCGATGA
- a CDS encoding DUF1801 domain-containing protein: protein MADDEETSGGFSAAEREAMRRRAEELRVEKGGAKKADALQATLDAIADMPDADRQLAERVHAIVTEVAPHLQARTWYGMPAYADGKQVVCFFQAAAKFDARYATLGFNDAARLDDGVMWPVTFAITEWTDEVQDRVEALVRRATG, encoded by the coding sequence GTGGCCGACGACGAGGAGACCTCCGGGGGCTTCAGCGCCGCCGAGCGCGAGGCGATGAGGCGACGCGCGGAGGAGCTGAGGGTGGAGAAGGGCGGGGCGAAGAAGGCGGACGCCCTGCAGGCGACGCTCGACGCCATCGCCGACATGCCGGACGCGGACCGGCAGCTCGCCGAGCGGGTGCACGCGATCGTCACCGAGGTCGCCCCGCACCTGCAGGCGCGCACGTGGTACGGCATGCCGGCGTACGCCGACGGCAAGCAGGTCGTGTGCTTCTTCCAGGCCGCTGCGAAGTTCGACGCCCGCTACGCCACGCTCGGCTTCAACGACGCCGCCCGGCTCGACGACGGGGTGATGTGGCCGGTGACCTTCGCGATCACCGAGTGGACGGACGAGGTGCAGGACCGGGTCGAGGCGCTCGTGCGCCGCGCCACGGGCTGA
- a CDS encoding xylulokinase → MTVDRDDAVRTLAEGRAVLGIELGSTRIKAVLVDPAGNVLATGGHAWENDFVDRLWTYSLDAVWAGVQEAFRAVRADAERRFDVLPRRLAAAGVSAMMHGYLALDADGELLVPFRTWRNTTTGAAAAELTEELGFNIPLRWSVAHYYQAVLDDEPHVPQVASLTTLAGYVHRRLTGEQVLGVGDASGMFPVDPSTRDYDADLLSRVDALVARRNASAAALSALLPTALAAGADAGRLTAEGAALLDPSGDLQPGVPFCPPEGDAGTGMVATNAVAPRTGNISVGTSVFAMAVLEQPLARVHHEIDVVTTPVGDLVAMVHCNNGASELGAWAGLLGGFAAALGASADPDAVFGALLRAALDGEPDGGGLLAYNYLAGEPITGLDEGRPLVVRTPDSRLTFANFARTQVYGVFGTLSLGMEVLAEEGVELDVMVGHGGLFRTEGVAQRLLAAALGIPVAVNDAADEGGAWGIAVLAAYAVRDTGQELAEFLDRTVFARSATAVVEPEPDDVAGYARYLDRYRAGLVVQEAATAALP, encoded by the coding sequence ATGACCGTGGACCGCGACGACGCCGTCCGCACCCTCGCCGAGGGTCGCGCCGTGCTCGGGATCGAGCTCGGCTCGACCCGCATCAAGGCCGTGCTCGTCGACCCCGCCGGCAACGTGCTCGCGACCGGCGGCCACGCGTGGGAGAACGACTTCGTCGACCGGCTGTGGACGTACTCCCTCGACGCCGTGTGGGCGGGCGTCCAGGAGGCCTTCCGCGCGGTGCGCGCCGACGCGGAGCGGCGCTTCGACGTCCTCCCGCGAAGGCTCGCCGCCGCGGGGGTGTCGGCCATGATGCACGGGTACCTCGCCCTCGACGCCGACGGCGAGCTGCTCGTCCCCTTCCGCACGTGGCGCAACACGACCACCGGCGCGGCGGCGGCGGAGCTCACCGAGGAGCTGGGGTTCAACATCCCGCTGCGCTGGTCGGTGGCCCACTACTACCAGGCCGTCCTGGACGACGAGCCGCACGTGCCGCAGGTGGCGTCGCTCACGACGCTCGCCGGGTACGTCCACCGGCGCCTGACGGGGGAGCAGGTCCTCGGGGTGGGCGACGCGTCCGGGATGTTCCCTGTGGACCCGTCGACCCGGGACTACGACGCGGACCTGCTGTCTCGAGTCGACGCCCTGGTGGCTCGGCGGAACGCGTCCGCGGCTGCGCTGTCCGCGCTCCTGCCGACCGCCCTCGCCGCGGGTGCCGACGCCGGTCGCCTCACGGCGGAGGGGGCGGCACTGCTCGACCCGTCCGGTGACCTGCAGCCGGGGGTCCCGTTCTGTCCTCCCGAGGGCGACGCCGGCACGGGCATGGTCGCGACGAACGCCGTCGCTCCCCGAACCGGCAACATCAGCGTGGGCACGAGCGTGTTCGCCATGGCCGTGCTCGAGCAGCCCCTCGCCCGTGTTCACCACGAGATCGACGTCGTGACGACGCCGGTCGGGGACCTCGTCGCGATGGTCCACTGCAACAACGGCGCGAGCGAGCTCGGCGCGTGGGCCGGCCTGCTCGGGGGGTTCGCGGCGGCGCTCGGGGCGAGTGCGGACCCCGATGCCGTCTTCGGTGCGCTCCTGCGCGCTGCGCTCGACGGCGAGCCGGACGGCGGCGGCCTCCTCGCCTACAACTACCTCGCCGGTGAGCCGATCACGGGCCTCGACGAGGGGCGGCCGCTCGTCGTCCGCACCCCCGACAGCCGGCTCACGTTCGCCAACTTCGCCCGCACCCAGGTGTACGGCGTGTTCGGCACGCTGAGCCTCGGCATGGAGGTGCTCGCGGAAGAAGGCGTCGAGCTCGACGTGATGGTGGGCCACGGTGGTCTGTTCCGCACCGAGGGTGTCGCGCAGCGGCTGCTCGCGGCCGCGCTCGGCATCCCGGTCGCCGTCAACGACGCGGCGGACGAGGGCGGCGCGTGGGGCATCGCCGTCCTGGCGGCCTACGCGGTGCGGGACACCGGTCAGGAGCTCGCCGAGTTCCTCGACCGGACCGTGTTCGCCCGCTCCGCCACCGCGGTCGTCGAGCCGGAGCCGGACGACGTGGCCGGGTACGCGCGCTACCTCGACCGCTACCGGGCGGGGCTGGTCGTCCAGGAAGCGGCGACGGCCGCCTTGCCGTGA
- a CDS encoding LacI family DNA-binding transcriptional regulator, with the protein MTTAPGAPAGRRGGRRAPVMHDVARLAGVSHQTVSRVLNGSPGVRQATRERVEAAIAELDYRPNAAARALVTDRSAAVGVVVADTTLFGPASILLAVEQSVRRRGREVNVASLPDLDVASVADAFAYLEELRVGGVVVVAPQRTAADVMLALPEGTPVVAVDGGLVADLPIVCVDQALGAALVTEHLLDLGHETVHHVAGPPDWLEAEERVAGWRATLSDSGRGVPEPVGGGWTAADGYAAGQLLARDPDVTAVFAANDPTALGVVRALQEAGRRVPDDVSVAGFDDVPEAPFYGPALTSVRQNFPELGELAVATLLDLVAGAEVPRGRVPERTVTPSLAVRSSTAPPPTTRRTS; encoded by the coding sequence GTGACGACGGCGCCGGGTGCTCCTGCGGGTCGGCGCGGCGGCCGCCGTGCGCCGGTCATGCACGACGTCGCCCGGCTCGCCGGCGTGTCCCACCAGACCGTGTCCCGCGTCCTCAACGGGAGCCCGGGCGTCCGACAGGCGACCCGCGAGCGCGTCGAGGCCGCGATCGCCGAGCTGGACTACCGGCCGAACGCCGCGGCGCGCGCTCTGGTGACGGACAGGTCGGCCGCCGTCGGGGTGGTCGTCGCCGACACCACGCTGTTCGGCCCGGCGAGCATCCTCCTCGCCGTCGAGCAGTCGGTGCGCCGACGCGGGCGCGAGGTCAACGTCGCGTCCCTGCCCGACCTCGACGTCGCCTCGGTCGCGGACGCGTTCGCCTACCTCGAGGAGCTCCGGGTCGGAGGCGTCGTCGTCGTGGCTCCGCAGCGCACGGCTGCCGACGTCATGCTCGCCCTGCCCGAGGGGACGCCCGTCGTCGCGGTGGACGGCGGCCTCGTCGCCGACCTCCCCATCGTCTGCGTCGACCAGGCGCTCGGCGCCGCGCTCGTCACCGAGCACCTGCTCGACCTCGGCCACGAGACAGTGCACCACGTCGCCGGTCCGCCCGACTGGCTCGAGGCCGAGGAGCGGGTCGCCGGGTGGCGGGCGACGCTGAGCGACTCCGGCCGTGGCGTCCCCGAACCGGTGGGCGGCGGCTGGACCGCCGCCGACGGCTACGCCGCGGGGCAACTGCTCGCACGCGACCCCGACGTCACCGCCGTCTTCGCCGCCAACGACCCGACCGCGTTGGGCGTCGTCCGCGCCCTGCAGGAGGCCGGGCGCCGGGTGCCGGACGACGTCTCGGTCGCCGGGTTCGACGACGTGCCGGAGGCGCCCTTCTACGGCCCCGCCCTCACGAGCGTCCGGCAGAACTTCCCCGAGCTCGGCGAGCTCGCGGTCGCGACCCTGCTCGACCTCGTCGCCGGGGCCGAGGTGCCCCGGGGCCGCGTACCGGAGCGCACCGTCACGCCCTCGCTGGCCGTACGGTCCAGCACCGCCCCGCCCCCGACCACCCGGAGGACCTCATGA
- a CDS encoding sugar phosphate isomerase/epimerase family protein produces the protein MCFGFDGHKAVREVAERQGGLDRRGVLRGFGAALVGGAATLAAGPALAAPGTGNGLGPGSPVPDAKISIQMYTLRSITNGTTVADVLASLSGYGYRRVELAGTYGYSAQEMKDLLDSYDISATSAHSGLSADLDAARAKFEDARTLGQRFSVVPYLRSQSSDQWRAWADAMNAEAEVARTYGLRYGYHNHAHEWYETLDDGSNAWDILTERLDPRFVHFEVDLYWAVTGGILSGQATEATASRFASDVIAAAPQKTLQYHVKDRDAGTSSERAFADVGTGFIDFPLIFGDHRVQEYIVENDQPDVDPLTTARVGWNYLSSVRASV, from the coding sequence ATGTGCTTCGGATTCGACGGCCACAAGGCCGTCCGTGAGGTGGCCGAGCGCCAGGGCGGTCTCGACCGCCGCGGCGTGCTTCGCGGCTTCGGCGCCGCTCTCGTCGGCGGAGCGGCGACGCTCGCCGCCGGCCCCGCCCTCGCCGCACCCGGCACCGGCAACGGCCTCGGGCCCGGCTCGCCCGTGCCGGACGCCAAGATCAGCATCCAGATGTACACCCTGCGGTCGATCACGAACGGCACGACCGTGGCCGACGTGCTCGCCTCGCTGTCCGGCTACGGCTACCGCCGTGTCGAGCTCGCGGGCACGTACGGCTACAGCGCGCAGGAGATGAAGGACCTGCTCGACTCCTACGACATCTCCGCCACGTCGGCGCACTCGGGTCTCAGCGCTGATCTCGACGCGGCGCGGGCGAAGTTCGAGGACGCCCGCACGCTGGGGCAGCGCTTCAGCGTCGTGCCGTACCTCCGGTCGCAGTCGTCCGACCAGTGGCGCGCGTGGGCGGACGCGATGAACGCCGAGGCCGAGGTGGCTCGGACGTACGGGCTCCGCTACGGCTACCACAACCACGCCCACGAGTGGTACGAGACCCTCGACGACGGCTCCAACGCGTGGGACATCCTCACCGAGCGCCTCGACCCGCGGTTCGTCCACTTCGAGGTCGACCTGTACTGGGCGGTCACGGGCGGCATCCTCAGCGGCCAGGCGACCGAGGCGACGGCGAGCCGGTTCGCCAGCGACGTCATCGCGGCGGCCCCGCAGAAGACGCTCCAGTACCACGTGAAGGACCGCGACGCCGGCACGTCGTCCGAGCGGGCCTTCGCCGACGTCGGCACCGGGTTCATCGACTTCCCGCTGATCTTCGGTGACCACCGCGTCCAGGAGTACATCGTCGAGAACGACCAGCCCGACGTCGACCCGCTCACCACGGCGCGGGTCGGCTGGAACTACCTCAGCTCGGTGCGCGCCTCGGTCTGA